A DNA window from Bos indicus isolate NIAB-ARS_2022 breed Sahiwal x Tharparkar chromosome 9, NIAB-ARS_B.indTharparkar_mat_pri_1.0, whole genome shotgun sequence contains the following coding sequences:
- the FRMD1 gene encoding FERM domain-containing protein 1 isoform X1 yields the protein MAGPSVAHRASRAALQLLRSLDLGLAPLPVFSQPEAHRALIPGSWQLETDGGRWSREPRAPRGMTAELRDVLVLLPMREQLRLAVGVQATGRELLQQVCDQTGIREAHFFGLSVVRNNEHVFMDLEQKLSKYFSKDWKRETCGPQGRGRPGAPFVAFLGVQYYVENGRLIRDRAARHLYYLQLKERVLRSQCAHREEAYFLLAAYGLQADLGNHRRLAHAGRYFQPQAYFPQWLIAKRGSAYVLRHAPALHREQRGLSPREAELRFIREACRLEDVPVHFFRLYKDKKEDRPTVVLGLTLRGLQVFQEVNRTPQLLYDFPWPHVEKLAFLGKRFELWPHGQPAARRLVYHTGCAWRSRHLLRLLRTSHQLHLGLQQARQQLQLLEEAEEKPCYRESYVSDARDGNQDPEPAGSGDHAGPDQRPPSLCSLLSAGSCCSSHAPAFEVHPQRAGPEEPGEMSVDEPEGVAALPTEEPPCSPSTSRSSPGCGGRASPQQPLAVVQVTLVSMRAPSAEATLHQVLEAKAAAGHADQHSRSLGHTRPEPAPRPAPRSRALGRALDSGPRGSVNSLSPSRLQKDQLPEEFVV from the exons ATGGCAGGACCATCTGTGGCTCACAGGGCATCACGGGCG GCATTGCAGCTACTTAGGAGCCTGGACCTTGGCCTGGCCCCATTGCCGGTGTTTTCCCAGCCAGAAGCTCACAGGGCGCTCATCCCCGGAAGCTGGCAGCTGG AAACAGACGGAGGACGCTGGTCCCGAGAACCGCGTGCACCCAGAGGGATGACAGCAGAGCTCCGGGACGTCTTGGTGCTGCTGCCCATGCGGGAGCAGCTGCGGCTGGCTGTGGGG GTGCAGGCCACCGGGCGTGAGCTCCTTCAGCAGGTGTGCGACCAGACcggcatcagggaagcccactttttcGGCCTCAGCGTGGTCAGAA ACAACGAGCACGTCTTCATGGATCTGGAGCAGAAGCTCAGCAAATACTTCTCCAAGGACTGGAAAAGAGAGACATGTGGA CCCCAGGGCCGTGGCAGGCCAGGCGCCCCCTTCGTGGCCTTCCTCGGGGTGCAGTACTACGTGGAAAACGGAAGGCTTATCAG GGACCGCGCGGCCCGGCACCTGTACTACCTCCAGCTGAAGGAGCGCGTGCTGCGCTCGCAGTGCGCCCACCGCGAGGAGGCCTACTTCCTGCTGGCCGCCTACGGGCTGCAGGCCGACTTGGGCAACCACCGCCGGTTAGCGCACGCCGGCCGCTACTTCCAGCCGCAGGCCTACTTCCCGCAGTGG CTCATCGCCAAGAGGGGCAGCGCCTATGTCCTCAGACACGCACCCGCCCTGCACCGCGAGCAGCGCGGCCTGAGCCCCCGGGAGGCCGAGCTGCGCTTCATCCGGGAGGCTTGCCGGCTGGAGGACGTCCCCGTGCACTTCTTCAGGCTCTACAAG GATAAGAAGGAGGACCGACCCACCGTCGTCCTGGGCCTGACGCTCAGAGGGCTGCAGGTCTTCCAG GAGGTGAACCGCACCCCGCAACTGCTCTACGACTTCCCCTGGCCCCATGTTGAGAAGCTGGCCTTTCTG GGCAAGAGGTTCGAGCTCTGGCCACACGGGCAGCCCGCGGCCCGGAGGCTTGTGTACCACACGGGCTGCGCCTGGCGCTCCCGCCACCTGCTGCGCCTGCTCCGTACCAGCCACCAGCTGCACCTGGGCCTGCAGCAGGCGCGCCAGCAGCTGCAGCTGCTCGAGGAGGCGGAAG AGAAGCCGTGCTACCGGGAGTCCTACGTCAGCGACGCGCGGGACGGCAACCAGGACCCGGAGCCGGCCGGCAGCGGGGACCACGCAGGGCCAGACCAACGTCCCCCGAGTCTCTGCTCGCTCCTCTCGGCCGGCAGCTGCTGCAGCTCCCACGCACCGGCCTTCGAGGTCCACCCCCAGCGGGCGGGGCCCGAGGAGCCCGGGGAGATGTCGGTGGACGAGCCCGAGGGGGTCGCGGCGCTCCCCACAGAGGAGCCCCCCTGCAGCCCAAGCACCAGCCGGAGCAGCCCTGGCTGCGGCGGCAGAG CCTCCCCGCAGCAGCCGCTGGCCGTGGTGCAGGTCACGCTGGTCAGCATGAGGGCCCCAAGCGCGGAGGCCACCCTGCACCAG GTCCTGGAGGCCAAGGCGGCAGCTGGACACGCAGACCAGCACAGCCGAAGCCTGGGCCACACGCGCCCTGAGCCCGCCCCGCGCCCAGCACCCCGCAGCCGTGCCCTCGGCCGAGCGCTGGACTCCGGGCCGAGGGGGTCCGTGAACTCCCTGTCCCCCAGCCGGCTCCAGAAGGACCAGCTCCCGGAGGAGTTTGTGGTGTAG
- the FRMD1 gene encoding FERM domain-containing protein 1 isoform X2, whose protein sequence is MTAELRDVLVLLPMREQLRLAVGVQATGRELLQQVCDQTGIREAHFFGLSVVRNNEHVFMDLEQKLSKYFSKDWKRETCGPQGRGRPGAPFVAFLGVQYYVENGRLIRDRAARHLYYLQLKERVLRSQCAHREEAYFLLAAYGLQADLGNHRRLAHAGRYFQPQAYFPQWLIAKRGSAYVLRHAPALHREQRGLSPREAELRFIREACRLEDVPVHFFRLYKDKKEDRPTVVLGLTLRGLQVFQEVNRTPQLLYDFPWPHVEKLAFLGKRFELWPHGQPAARRLVYHTGCAWRSRHLLRLLRTSHQLHLGLQQARQQLQLLEEAEEKPCYRESYVSDARDGNQDPEPAGSGDHAGPDQRPPSLCSLLSAGSCCSSHAPAFEVHPQRAGPEEPGEMSVDEPEGVAALPTEEPPCSPSTSRSSPGCGGRASPQQPLAVVQVTLVSMRAPSAEATLHQVLEAKAAAGHADQHSRSLGHTRPEPAPRPAPRSRALGRALDSGPRGSVNSLSPSRLQKDQLPEEFVV, encoded by the exons ATGACAGCAGAGCTCCGGGACGTCTTGGTGCTGCTGCCCATGCGGGAGCAGCTGCGGCTGGCTGTGGGG GTGCAGGCCACCGGGCGTGAGCTCCTTCAGCAGGTGTGCGACCAGACcggcatcagggaagcccactttttcGGCCTCAGCGTGGTCAGAA ACAACGAGCACGTCTTCATGGATCTGGAGCAGAAGCTCAGCAAATACTTCTCCAAGGACTGGAAAAGAGAGACATGTGGA CCCCAGGGCCGTGGCAGGCCAGGCGCCCCCTTCGTGGCCTTCCTCGGGGTGCAGTACTACGTGGAAAACGGAAGGCTTATCAG GGACCGCGCGGCCCGGCACCTGTACTACCTCCAGCTGAAGGAGCGCGTGCTGCGCTCGCAGTGCGCCCACCGCGAGGAGGCCTACTTCCTGCTGGCCGCCTACGGGCTGCAGGCCGACTTGGGCAACCACCGCCGGTTAGCGCACGCCGGCCGCTACTTCCAGCCGCAGGCCTACTTCCCGCAGTGG CTCATCGCCAAGAGGGGCAGCGCCTATGTCCTCAGACACGCACCCGCCCTGCACCGCGAGCAGCGCGGCCTGAGCCCCCGGGAGGCCGAGCTGCGCTTCATCCGGGAGGCTTGCCGGCTGGAGGACGTCCCCGTGCACTTCTTCAGGCTCTACAAG GATAAGAAGGAGGACCGACCCACCGTCGTCCTGGGCCTGACGCTCAGAGGGCTGCAGGTCTTCCAG GAGGTGAACCGCACCCCGCAACTGCTCTACGACTTCCCCTGGCCCCATGTTGAGAAGCTGGCCTTTCTG GGCAAGAGGTTCGAGCTCTGGCCACACGGGCAGCCCGCGGCCCGGAGGCTTGTGTACCACACGGGCTGCGCCTGGCGCTCCCGCCACCTGCTGCGCCTGCTCCGTACCAGCCACCAGCTGCACCTGGGCCTGCAGCAGGCGCGCCAGCAGCTGCAGCTGCTCGAGGAGGCGGAAG AGAAGCCGTGCTACCGGGAGTCCTACGTCAGCGACGCGCGGGACGGCAACCAGGACCCGGAGCCGGCCGGCAGCGGGGACCACGCAGGGCCAGACCAACGTCCCCCGAGTCTCTGCTCGCTCCTCTCGGCCGGCAGCTGCTGCAGCTCCCACGCACCGGCCTTCGAGGTCCACCCCCAGCGGGCGGGGCCCGAGGAGCCCGGGGAGATGTCGGTGGACGAGCCCGAGGGGGTCGCGGCGCTCCCCACAGAGGAGCCCCCCTGCAGCCCAAGCACCAGCCGGAGCAGCCCTGGCTGCGGCGGCAGAG CCTCCCCGCAGCAGCCGCTGGCCGTGGTGCAGGTCACGCTGGTCAGCATGAGGGCCCCAAGCGCGGAGGCCACCCTGCACCAG GTCCTGGAGGCCAAGGCGGCAGCTGGACACGCAGACCAGCACAGCCGAAGCCTGGGCCACACGCGCCCTGAGCCCGCCCCGCGCCCAGCACCCCGCAGCCGTGCCCTCGGCCGAGCGCTGGACTCCGGGCCGAGGGGGTCCGTGAACTCCCTGTCCCCCAGCCGGCTCCAGAAGGACCAGCTCCCGGAGGAGTTTGTGGTGTAG
- the FRMD1 gene encoding FERM domain-containing protein 1 isoform X3: protein MAGPSVAHRASRAALQLLRSLDLGLAPLPVFSQPEAHRALIPGSWQLETDGGRWSREPRAPRGMTAELRDVLVLLPMREQLRLAVGVQATGRELLQQVCDQTGIREAHFFGLSVVRNNEHVFMDLEQKLSKYFSKDWKRETCGPQGRGRPGAPFVAFLGVQYYVENGRLIRDRAARHLYYLQLKERVLRSQCAHREEAYFLLAAYGLQADLGNHRRLAHAGRYFQPQAYFPQWLIAKRGSAYVLRHAPALHREQRGLSPREAELRFIREACRLEDVPVHFFRLYKDKKEDRPTVVLGLTLRGLQVFQEVNRTPQLLYDFPWPHVEKLAFLGKRFELWPHGQPAARRLVYHTGCAWRSRHLLRLLRTSHQLHLGLQQARQQLQLLEEAEEKPCYRESYVSDARDGNQDPEPAGSGDHAGPDQRPPSLCSLLSAGSCCSSHAPAFEVHPQRAGPEEPGEMSVDEPEGVAALPTEEPPCSPSTSRSSPGCGGRGPGGQGGSWTRRPAQPKPGPHAP from the exons ATGGCAGGACCATCTGTGGCTCACAGGGCATCACGGGCG GCATTGCAGCTACTTAGGAGCCTGGACCTTGGCCTGGCCCCATTGCCGGTGTTTTCCCAGCCAGAAGCTCACAGGGCGCTCATCCCCGGAAGCTGGCAGCTGG AAACAGACGGAGGACGCTGGTCCCGAGAACCGCGTGCACCCAGAGGGATGACAGCAGAGCTCCGGGACGTCTTGGTGCTGCTGCCCATGCGGGAGCAGCTGCGGCTGGCTGTGGGG GTGCAGGCCACCGGGCGTGAGCTCCTTCAGCAGGTGTGCGACCAGACcggcatcagggaagcccactttttcGGCCTCAGCGTGGTCAGAA ACAACGAGCACGTCTTCATGGATCTGGAGCAGAAGCTCAGCAAATACTTCTCCAAGGACTGGAAAAGAGAGACATGTGGA CCCCAGGGCCGTGGCAGGCCAGGCGCCCCCTTCGTGGCCTTCCTCGGGGTGCAGTACTACGTGGAAAACGGAAGGCTTATCAG GGACCGCGCGGCCCGGCACCTGTACTACCTCCAGCTGAAGGAGCGCGTGCTGCGCTCGCAGTGCGCCCACCGCGAGGAGGCCTACTTCCTGCTGGCCGCCTACGGGCTGCAGGCCGACTTGGGCAACCACCGCCGGTTAGCGCACGCCGGCCGCTACTTCCAGCCGCAGGCCTACTTCCCGCAGTGG CTCATCGCCAAGAGGGGCAGCGCCTATGTCCTCAGACACGCACCCGCCCTGCACCGCGAGCAGCGCGGCCTGAGCCCCCGGGAGGCCGAGCTGCGCTTCATCCGGGAGGCTTGCCGGCTGGAGGACGTCCCCGTGCACTTCTTCAGGCTCTACAAG GATAAGAAGGAGGACCGACCCACCGTCGTCCTGGGCCTGACGCTCAGAGGGCTGCAGGTCTTCCAG GAGGTGAACCGCACCCCGCAACTGCTCTACGACTTCCCCTGGCCCCATGTTGAGAAGCTGGCCTTTCTG GGCAAGAGGTTCGAGCTCTGGCCACACGGGCAGCCCGCGGCCCGGAGGCTTGTGTACCACACGGGCTGCGCCTGGCGCTCCCGCCACCTGCTGCGCCTGCTCCGTACCAGCCACCAGCTGCACCTGGGCCTGCAGCAGGCGCGCCAGCAGCTGCAGCTGCTCGAGGAGGCGGAAG AGAAGCCGTGCTACCGGGAGTCCTACGTCAGCGACGCGCGGGACGGCAACCAGGACCCGGAGCCGGCCGGCAGCGGGGACCACGCAGGGCCAGACCAACGTCCCCCGAGTCTCTGCTCGCTCCTCTCGGCCGGCAGCTGCTGCAGCTCCCACGCACCGGCCTTCGAGGTCCACCCCCAGCGGGCGGGGCCCGAGGAGCCCGGGGAGATGTCGGTGGACGAGCCCGAGGGGGTCGCGGCGCTCCCCACAGAGGAGCCCCCCTGCAGCCCAAGCACCAGCCGGAGCAGCCCTGGCTGCGGCGGCAGAG GTCCTGGAGGCCAAGGCGGCAGCTGGACACGCAGACCAGCACAGCCGAAGCCTGGGCCACACGCGCCCTGA